A window of Tachypleus tridentatus isolate NWPU-2018 chromosome 7, ASM421037v1, whole genome shotgun sequence genomic DNA:
CAGAAAATGAATGAGATAAAAGAAGAATCCTCTGATGCTGAAAATAATGACAAAAGGTACTttcaagtttttatatatatatagccacaGATCGATGAAAGTGTGTTTGAagtaaatatcttaaaacaatataaaaatgtttgttttcccCTTATATTAAACCAATTGTTATTCACTATGTAATGTTGAAAACACTTTACAGTGTTACACTCAACTATTGCTTGTTCTACACCCATCTGGTATATAACTAAagaactgttattaaaataactttgcaAAGTGTTCTTAAATTAACTGATCAAATTTTAGTATGAGTGCAGCAAAAAGTTACTTAGAATTATTCTATAGTAAGTAAACTATTTCTgtaacttgttttgtttctattgtaTCAGGATGCAGATAGATGACCAACAGCTATCTGATGACCATTTGgacaaaaaattagaaaaagaacAGGAGGAATCTTCATTAGTACGTAATCTAGAAATGAactaattttttatctttataatctGAACTGTTTGGCAATTTCATTTGTATCAGTAATCTGTTGgaatgtgttttttaattatgtaGCCCCTTTATGATCATGTAAGATGGAATGTTTAAACTAATATTGCCAGAAATAGATATCATTGGAAATTGTTGAATACAGTTTTGAtagtaactattattttataacacaccATTTGTGATGAAAGGATGGAAGTTTGTAGTAGTAAAAATAAGCTATTTGCAAGCATAGTTAGAGTATTGtactcttttaaaaaaataagtattacaaaaaaattaatgtgtAATGTCAATAAACgttgtattttgttgtatttaattcTCTGGAATTAAAAGTAGTGCaggtaaaaacatggaaaaacGTACACACGTTATTGAATGTAAAGAAAATGTAGGGCttataagttgtttaaaatcAACTGTTACTATATAgcttgtttaatttaaatacaaaattcaattcCAGTACATCAATAATCTAGTTTGTGTGTAAATTGATAGCTGTTAGGTTTAAGTGGTCAAAAGTTAAGCATTTTAATTACACATAATTTTACTGCTATTTTCAGTGATTCTATAGCTTTTGTGTCAAAAATAACAATTTGGTTTATGagaatattacattaagtaatttataatatctTTCAATACGTAACTGGAGTTATTTTGTTTCTTCCAAATAAGTTTTTGTTaagtgttttataacatgtaCTGTAGATAGATCATTTGTGAgagcattaatttatttttgtttaaaaggaATTCAAAAGAAAAAGGCGAGAAAAGGAGAAAAAGAAGAGAGAGCGGATCAAGTCCAGATTGGTTGAATCATCTAAAAATGAAGGAAAGAGAACAGACAGTTCAGAAGATGAAATGAAAACTACTGAGAGTAGAAATATTAGTGTTGATAATAAACCCATTGAAAGCATTTTAAAGGTAAGAACCTTTCAAAGgaaaattgtgaaatatttcattaatttgtttatgGCTAGATTATAAGTTTTTGGTACCTTATGAATTGTTTTGAGGGGttgtgtatattttgttaaacatggacttatttaaaataatatagtacATAAAACTTATCCGACTTTTATAATCCATttacaacagtttttaaaactcaGTTTGGTTTTAATATTTGCAGACTAGGGGAAAAACTTGTACTTCACACATGAAACTTTTTTTTGTCGTGTTTTGCatttgaatacattaagtttttaaATGCACAAAGTTATGTAAAGTCACTGCTATGTgtatttgaagtaataaaaatagttaaGGGATTTGTGTAAACAACTTGTGAGGTTAAGTATATAGAGTTCTGAATAAATCTGATAACCGTGGTTAACGTCTTAACGTGTGATACCCATTGAATGCCTCTAGTGCAAAAGACACTTTGATTTGAATGATCTAATCAAAAAGAAATAACAGATCTACTAATGCTTTGAAAAGATGGGTGCTTGAGGAAGGTATTAAAACCCAACAGGGTAATAGAACTATTAAAACCCAACAGGGTAATAGAACTATTAAAACCCAACAGGGTAATAGAACTATTAAAACCCAACAGGGTAATAGAACTATTAAAACCCAACAGGGTAATAGAACTATTAAAACCCAACAGGGTAATAGAACTATTAAAACCAAACAGGGTAATAGAACTATTAAAACCCAACAGGGTAATAGAACTATTAAAACCCAACAGGGTAATAGAACTATTAAAACCCAACAGGGTAATAGAACTATTAAAACCCAACAGGGTAATAGAACTATTAAAACCCAACAGGGTAATAGAACTATTACCCCTGAATGTCTGTAAGCAAACAAAGAAGGTTGCACAAAAATCTTAACACATAGATAGTGTTGTCTGTGTTGATACTCTGGAGGATGACAGATCAGTTCCACAAATACACAGCATGCTCTGTGCTAACACTTATCTTATGTAATTGCATGATGATGATCTTGGTCATATATCTgtacttgtaattttatttttacatagctTAATAAAGATTATGAAGCTTTCCACATTTGCACacatattactattttaattatataggtataagaacaaaaatattctagCTGGTAAAAGTTTAAATATGGTATCTTTATTCAGTGTGTGCTTTAACCTTAAcattacttaattattttaaactattccCTTTTGGTTGCATCCAGATATTGCATGGGGTTGAgtactttttttatatttgtctgtTATAATACTCagtgtaaagaattttaaaaaattaaatcactCATTTTCTCTACAATatcaacaataattatatatctgAACATTTcagttatagttttattttgatttgagaTAAGAGAcccaacatatttttttttaacttaaagatGTAATTTGTCCTTATAGAAATACAATATCAGACTGGAAGgttttaatcaaatattaagTAGTTGGTCCCTGAAGTTTTGACATGTATTTTTTTCTGACCTATGTAGTTCAGTTTTAACAAATAGGatagaaaattaagagaaatattttcaatatcattTCTTGTGGACTGCATacatttattttggatatttgaaacaatttttgaTAAATGTTCTATAAATACTGCATTCTTTAAatctaactaatttttttttcgttGGTACTTAGTTTAAAGAAAGATTTTATTTAGATATGGAACAGTATTTCATCTAATATACTTGTACCAGTACCTAACTACTTGATTTAAGAGTAATGCTGAAATTTTCTTTCAGAGTTaatttgattatattaattaaacatgCATAAATATATGTAACTACAGTAACTATATGTTTTCTGGgaatgtgtttgtatttttgttgcttGAGGTAATCCTGTAACATTTTTACTGTGAAAATTTTATAATGTGCAGAAATGGAAGCCTACCGtgttatatagtttttttaatttttcttaacccAGACAGAGTCCTTTGTAAGGCTTTTAGACATCAAAGAAACCTTTAAAAAGCCAGATTCTACCAAATCAAGTAAGAAAATTCAAATGCCAAAGAGCCAAGATGGAAGGCCAAGTGAAAGAAAGAATAGTGAAGATAAGTGTATTAATAAATGTGACTCAAGTTCACAAGGCAAATATGCTGAGAAGCAGGTAGCCAGGGTAAAAGATAAATGTACAGATGAACATCCTACAGATGAGAACAGTGCAAAGCAGGAAACGAAAAGGGTGAATGattctacaaacaaacattctacagAAACAAAGGACAAAAATGAGTTGAGGCGGGAGAAAAAATTAAGAGAGAAATTTACGAAAAAACATCCTACAGAAGAAAAAGATAACTTGAGGAAAAATACCGAAAATAAAGTTAGAGATAAACTTTGTACAGACACTGATAGTAATGGTAGCTTAAACCAAAAAGTAAAAGACAAATCattcagtaaacaaataaaatcagaaGATAGAAACAGTCCAGAAAGAAAAGAGAGGGGAAAGGGAAAAGAAGACTTGGAAAAATTTGACGACAAGGTTAATTTTAatcctttattttaattcaaaatatttaactgttttaatgttGATGTGATTGAAAAGTTTATGACTGTTGTAGCAGTATAAGTTgtgatgtgtttattttaattttgaggaAGTACATGCATTAGGTGATGTTACtagagtaatatatatttttggagtAAAGTTATCCTTATAGGAAACAATTACCAAACATGTGATTAAACAGATAAAATAGTGAAATGAAGCTCTGTAAGCTAGTTAATGAGTTAATAATGCTTAAAACAATACATGTATTGTTAATAGTGCTATTTGAAATGCAGGAGTAATACTTAAAGTTCACATGTTTAAATCATACATAAGTATAGCAATATAAGAATGTTTTATAGAAAGTTGTGTTCAtgttgtagttttttgttttttttttctagtcaaGTTCGAAAGATGGTTACTCATTAGGGAAGGACAACCACTTGGGTAAAGTCCAACAGAAAGTGtaagtatattatataaatatcattcaGTTTATCTCAGAGGAAAGAGATATGGCTGTAAAATGCTAATATTACAAATTTGCTTACATTCTTTGTTAAAACTGTTTCTTCTACTAATGATAATTTCAGTTGGAAACTGATGCTTAGTAAATTTCCCCATCCTCcaaaatttgtgtaatttttgttaaaatgttttgtgttgttcCTTGTTAATGTTTTCTGTTCACCTTTTACATCAGATGTGCACACATAAcactaaaagtaattaattttatcaaccCAACAGGTAATTTgaacttttatttcattaattatcaaTTAACTTGTTACTACTTTGAGAATCAGTTAGAAATTTCTactgtactcttttttttttagtatttgtttttatttctgaagtGGAATTTTACTATAGTTCATTATATGCAGAAAAAACAGAAGctgttgtaaataatgttattttgactGATGTTCATGTTGGTATTAAAAACAGAAGTGTGTTTTTCTTCAGATACGTACCTGAGCTGTTAATCTTGATATGATAAAAAATTCTAAAGATATAGTTTAGTATGAGAGTGGGATAAAACTGCATTGTAGGGGGTTAAATGTTATTCTGGTACCCATAGAGTTAGTTAAGTATGGATACACAGATATGgaatgtactgtttgtttatatgaCTGGCCCCTCTTCACCTTCACATTCCTGTGCATATCTTCTGCAATAGTAACTTTGCTAAATTtttgaaggaaataaaaattatgttacatgTCAGTCTACCTTTATACTTCAAGAACAAtgacatattttttttcatttaaagtaacagttaatggtaataataaaagGTTTCTTGACATGATGGTCAGTAAACTAACTATTACACTAAAGGGAGCAGTTGaaactgtttacatttgtttctgtTGGAACTGTCAAGTGAAAAAAATCAACCAGGTTTAGAATGAACTTCTATGGCTATTtcctaaaatcaatattttatatacatttagtgcaaagaaagaagaaaaagaacaaataaagagAGAAAAACTTGAGAAAAATAAGCGAGAAAGAATTGAAAAACAGAGTAAAAAATGTAAGTCTGCAACACGTGTTGATCCAATTAAAACCAGAAAATTACAAGAGAACAAAAGCTTTTAGTCATCTTAAAGTCTCTGattaaaaccaacaaaataataaagtaaaattgttttatttaaaacaaatatttaaattcataatCATTACGTCTTCCAAAAGCAAGCATGATGTTAATACATTTTGGAagtttgatataagaaaaacaaaacacttttgtatttctatataatgTGTATTTTGATATGTTTGTTGAAGGATAAAAATGTCTGCTTAGTATTTTGTTTGCAAAAGGAAAAGAGCATTTCACATTTTTGTGTACTTGATATATAGCTTAATGACTGACATTTTACAATGCAAGTTAGGGCATGTTTTAGTAACGTGTAGTATCATTGTGTATTGCTTATTACAGAAACCAGTGAgagaaacatgaaataaatattcaatgtttttgtAGTTTCAGTATTGATTATTACTACATAATTATGTGTTGTTGTATTTATCATGTTTTACAAAGCCTTCTGTtcacccctcagtgtggattcttgtacatggtgagaggatctcccagggaaggttctgttctttcagtttacctcctctgggatctaaacatccacccacatgtttgccatatgaggcaacctgtgaaggggaaaAGAGGATCCTTGTAGTTCAGTGGTTCAACCCCAACGCAcctctttggccttgaattcctgtagacgggccaCCTTTGAGTGGCCCCCCTTGGATCAGTTGactggtccactcgggctagggtcaaccaagtaccagtgttgtaaattctcaacaggtgttgtggacactgtgtctcatgctggtgtttgggtatagtgctcacgaaaccctggcattgctgtagtgtccttgtttgacattgcagtgcatccccttgtagggttccatggtgggtggggtcagtgggcactgaaatttccattttctttattatggatactccaattgaaaatcttaataaaatagtgaaaaaacagtataGGTAGATGACCacgttttgaagattctgagcaacaatcCTCACCATCCATGCCACttgttgtaccttattttctaatattgcactcactttcagacaaacctttagggcagatgtttccctttttcattcagaagggactagagggacgtgctggctctccaaagtcagtaaagaagcttcgatctggagacatgttggtggaaacatccacatttcaacacattgaactcctcttgaattcaaaggcaattggggatatacctagtgatgttacacctcatgctaccttgaattcatcatgaggagttattgttgagaggatttgaagaacatcccaaggttggagattcttgctggtttctccacccaaggagtttctgcagtgaggtgtatctccacttgcaaagatggaatcaTAGTGCCAACCATTGTCCTgattctgacatttacattaccacgTCTGCCTACCCCCTCAAAGCATGGTTATTTTATttgcagagtacagccatacattccaaactctcttcgatgtttccagtgtcaaaggttcagtcactcgaagatgTCTTGTCGTGGTTCCATGACATGTGCTGGTTGCAGTGGCAAAGATCATGATGCCAGtcagtgtgaaacggaccctcattgcatcagttgcaatgacTCTCGCCCATCCTAcatttgttcttgccctaaatggttgaaagaaaaagaggtgcagcgtttgaaaacaattctaacATTACCTATCTCGAGGATCGAAAATTACTGTCCACCACCTCATTTCGGATGtctgctgctgcacttcatttcacagctactgtgggagtgcagacagatctctctgtgcctccaaaagaatcattctccaaacaaatgaaaagtcttttgacctccataacaaaatgttgatgaatcaacttcaacacctatctctgtcccttgtATACTTTCCACCAagccccaagatccacatcctttggttccagataCAGGCATATCCTCAGATtcatcttcctctctcaccccaagatgcaaaataatCATTAGTTCATGTCCTCAttctctggaatccccttccaacagcaaagacctgcccaattgacccagggcaggatcaaTGGAGGTAGATAGACCTCCCCCACATAAGGACAGTGaggaaaaagacatggtcataaacagaagggttctccagccaatttCCCTACACGTCATTAAAAAGGGCCTtttttgatacaatggaactgtcgaggtttactttctaatctggatgacatcaaaatactgattgcttcctactatcctgtatgtcttttcttacaggaaacatttctgaaacctgctgatacattcaccttttggcaattttcttttttaagaaatgacaggctgtgtgatggacgagtgcatggaggggtggctcTGTTTgctgatcagcatgtgcccaccctgtctttgtcactcaacacacccttggaggccgtagccatccgtgtttccttgggtcatgccatcactatttgttctctctacctgtcacctggagaaacatatgatcaatcagaccttgatgcactcattgaacagttgttgtctccatttctaatcctgggggactttaatggacatcatcccctccaGGGAAGTGCTGTTATTAATAGGATTGGTTGCTCTGTCGAGCATATGCTCTCAAATCACAACCTTTCTGTTTTCAATACTggattttttacttattttcatgcacctagtcagtcctttactgctattgttccccttcattattctcttatttttcgtggagggttgacagtaatcattttcctataattttgagaaactggccgtggttgatgccacccaaccctcatgccctggtggaagctggatcaggcagactggcccactttcactgctctcgcagaacttaatcctgccatcgtctgtcagccatcaatagacgactgtgtggcagcagtgactaactgtattatacaagcagctgctaaatgtattcctaaaacctcgacacgttttccactatatccttgttcgtggtggaatcctgcctgccacatggcatggaaggctcaaaaatgggcctgggatacttttcgtagatatcccacactttaaaactgcattgctttccagtgggcccgtgcacatgctcagtgggtaaaacgtcaaaaccagaaggaatcttggattaagttcacaactggcatatcttctaccaccagttccaaagtcatataggacaAGATATGAAAGGCCAGTGGACAATacaattctgtcctcctctctatcttactctctgatggccaagaagttgcTGATATCTaaagcattgccaatactctaggtgaaagcttttgccaggtatctagcacttctgcttcttcctccaccttcttagccatcaagactcaggcagagtgatgacctcttttcttttgagctgattgtctctatgactataatcgtcactttacactggtgaaactcaaactggcccttcatcagtctgatagtacattggttggacctgatgatatgtACTATGAGATTCTGctccatctatctcctgcttctcttgctattcttctggttgtttttaatcacatctagcaggataatgtttttcttgatgcctggtgccaggctattgtcctgcctttctccaagcctgggaaggatcccaagattccttcaaactaccgtccaactgctttgacgagctgtctctgtaagactttagagagaatgattaatgctcgtcttgtttggttcctcgaatccaACAACCACCTCTTGCCCACCcatctgattcaacttgaaacgtcaatcagagaagcctttctcaaatgacaacatcttgtgtctatattctttgacattgagaaggcttatgacacaacatggaggtatggaattttgcgagacctccatatatatgggttacatggccatttaccaattttttaaattttttttaatggacaagagattccaagtCCTGTGGGTTAAAcattttcccattcttttctacaggaacttggagtccctcagggctgtgttctgagtgttgcgcttttcagtataaaaattaatgccatcactgaacaactcccactcattgttgcaaacgggctctatgtcgacgactttcatatctcatATCAGTCGTTGAGCATGAGCTATATTGCTGTGGCCACAAACTGCCCTCAGTTGTGTACTGAAATGGACCActgcaaatggctttaatttatatctctttaaaaccgtttgcatgcacttttgccgccaatggggtatttaccctgattctgaactccgtatcagtgaagttacGCTGCCTGTTGTCCCTGAGACCAGTATTTTGgacttatctttgatcataagctgacctttataccacaatTAAGCAGCTACGAATCAAAAgttcaagagcactgaacatcctccgtgttctctctacCACCACTCCGGGAATGGATCGATGTTTGATGCTAAAGACATATCATGCTTTTATTCCATCAagaactcgactatggatcactggtctatggttcatcggccttaaagatgctagaccctattcatcatcaaggactttggctctgcactggggctttctgcacttccccagttcagagtttatacatagagtctcataaaccttctttgcacctctgccgtttgcaactgtcttaattatatgctttgaaacttcattccttaccaaagcatcctacctTGGGTTGTGTTTTCCCTCCTTGAtaggccatgctttttcaggCCAGATGGTCTGCAATTGCACCTTTtgaccttcgtatccaggcaTAGTTAGattaattgggtctgtccttggataacattgctatatccactggtcagatcatcccaccatggcttattacagtttccaaatgtgacctatctttaagtcatctgagaaaagtagacacccctgattggaaatactgtctgctatttactgaacatctttcgaacaatctttccattcctatttatacaggtgGTTTGAAATCAGGAGACTGTGTGGGCtatgccatggtttgttgtggtttggggGTTGCATACCGAATCCCCTCTATagattctgtgttcactgctgaactgtacgccatttctcttttcctggatcatatagaagctaagcagtactcgaactgcacgatttatacttactcgcttagttctctactggcccttgAATCgtttcacgttggttcacaccctgttcttgccaatatttaAAACCGAcgggcccatttttctttaacatctacttttattcagtttttctggataccggaccatgttggtatttgcaggaacaagctcgctgacactgcagctaagtctatttgctctggcactatcactgctgtgcctatcCCATACATGgtctgtggtcctgtattcaagacttggcTCCATGCTAGCTGGCAGTCGAGTTGGGAGTAAGCAATGCaaaaataagcttttccaaataaaaccctatattggactttggccatcttgtttctgtaaggattggaaagaggaagttgttctaactagtcTATgaattggtcacagtttttaactcctcattttcttttatctggaactgatgcaccagtgtgtagtttgtttaatgctcattcacaataagccacattttactttcctgtcATCATTATGATTCACATTGAGAGCACCATTTTATGCATGTTCTGTCCAAAGTTTGTTCTTAATACCACATGGTACAATAGTTTAAGGGctaattgtaaagaaaaataatttgcatTATACTTCACTTTGCTAAAGGAATAGTAAATAAACTTTACTTTATTCATCTACCTGACTTCACTTATAGGTGATAGAATCATGTTTTACATGTCTTTCTGGTAGTTTGAAAGATTTCCAAGTTTGTTGCTGATTGGTGCATGGCATCTCAGGCTGTTATTATCTATGTTCTGAAAGTCTCTACTAAGTCATATTTATTTTTCGgtgaaattttgaaaagttaatttCTGTAAGATTCTATAAGAGGCACAGAAATGAATAGTACttgcatttgtttgttatttgtaataattgtaagttaattttcaagtgaaaaattttaatattgagaTATAGTTTTGTCTTATGCTATTTATTTCTGgtagtaatttttattggttttatttttgtgtcattCAGGTAATTTTAGTTTAGTTACAAGAAGAatcttaatgaaaaattaatttaaactgtcctgttaaagaaaaatagaaaatgaaattcaaattatCAAAAACACTCTCCTTAGggatttatttcttttaataatatttaatctttaaatctcttaagaatatttgttataaGATTATTTGAGTAAAATAGTATTAGGCTTAAAAACGTTTGATAGGTAATAGGTCAGAATATGTGATTATATTTCAATATAGTTTTAAGATTGATCTTGTAAAGATTATGGTATATCAAACTGATGGCAATGAAAGTTGCTAAAAGAAATTTTTTGCAGACTCTCTTCTGGAATCCCGGCTTTGTGAACttgatgaaataattaaaaacagtttgaGTTTTGCCAGTATggtaatgtatatttttatttgttaattatatacttaagaattttttattttatgtgatcTGAGGTGCATTACATTTATAAGAATTCTACAGCCAGTTAGCTTAGCTCTTATAAACTGCAgacgtgtttttgtttgtaaaaaaattttattattataattcataattGATATCCATAATTTTCAATGAATATGCAGTGTTCCATAATTTGGTCATGTGTTTGAggtaaacttttttgtttgtaataaattttatggTAATAGTCTGTAATTGATATCCATTATTCTCAATGAATTTTAAGTGTTTCACAATTTAATCATGTGTTTAAGGTAAGCGTTGTTTAAATATCCACTTAGGATATTGATCGCTGTATGTCAGCCTTGAATGAACTTGACAACTTACCCATAACACAGTCCGTCATCAGCAGGGAACCTGATATTATTCACACCATTCGAAAAGTATGTTGCTATATTTCTAGTTTACTGTTTTAGATCATTTTCAAATCAACTTTTCATTGAGGCTCTTCTGCTTGAACTATATatgatttaaaagttattttgggtttttatgttatttgtattattgtaaataatcatAAAGTGATGAAAGAAGACAACACATTGTGTTTGAAAATACTAAGTTGAATATCAAATGGTTACatagataattttttgtttcCTGATAAAGAAAAAATTGGGTTTTTATGGAattagaaagtaaacattaattGTTGGCTAGTCAGTGAAAAAGGAAGTGTGGTTTGATATGATTTCTTTATGTATAAATCTGGATCAGAGTACTTTGAGTGGTTATGAAAACATGGATTAAGTTgtcagtataaaataataattgtgataacagacacaaattttgttttcctttttaatttgcAACATTCAATTGGTAAAATGCAgcttaattgtttatttgtatttatgtatGTCAAAGTGGTTTAAATTGTTACCACTttacaaagaaatgaaaattttttgTGTCATAGTGCCGCAAGTTTAAGAAAAGCGATGTCATAAAACAGAAAGCAGAGTATCTCTATCATAAGTTTAAGAAC
This region includes:
- the LOC143254990 gene encoding uncharacterized protein LOC143254990 isoform X5, which produces MREKAIFKPGDLVFAKVRGYPPWPARIEEKPPAGKKVPLNKYPVLFFGTYEIANLAPKDLFSYEDYKEKYGKPMKRKFFNDGLWELENNPTVVPPTQMNESPDDMEDDDAEKFSDDESNSVIAEDKPKEKLSSNRKRKIDQKVVKAKKARVGDNTVVQGELEKNTVHKNDSKHSNESQVRKNECEKETQRRKAGKIEPERSRSGRMIKRKKYSSESESEKEGNKEKNNDDDAEVKKSPVRRLSDQKGYSTEEEPAKSDDKTNKGKMKEDCSVDRTAHQKMNEIKEESSDAENNDKRMQIDDQQLSDDHLDKKLEKEQEESSLEFKRKRREKEKKKRERIKSRLVESSKNEGKRTDSSEDEMKTTESRNISVDNKPIESILKTESFVRLLDIKETFKKPDSTKSSKKIQMPKSQDGRPSERKNSEDKCINKCDSSSQGKYAEKQVARVKDKCTDEHPTDENSAKQETKRVNDSTNKHSTETKDKNELRREKKLREKFTKKHPTEEKDNLRKNTENKVRDKLCTDTDSNGSLNQKVKDKSFSKQIKSEDRNSPERKERGKGKEDLEKFDDKSSSKDGYSLGKDNHLGKVQQKVAKKEEKEQIKREKLEKNKRERIEKQSKKYSLLESRLCELDEIIKNSLSFASMDIDRCMSALNELDNLPITQSVISREPDIIHTIRKCRKFKKSDVIKQKAEYLYHKFKNQLLVPEGENFGTVFDTENVRKCQETSEMEHQNKSDPTVTVNGSNPLHITPTIQIP
- the LOC143254990 gene encoding uncharacterized protein LOC143254990 isoform X2 is translated as MREKAIFKPGDLVFAKVRGYPPWPARIEEKPPAGKKVPLNKYPVLFFGTYEIANLAPKDLFSYEDYKEKYGKPMKRKFFNDGLWELENNPTVVPPTQMNESPDDMEDDDAEKFSDDESNSVIAEDKPKEKLSSNRKRKIDQKVVKAKKARVGDNTVVQGELEKNTVHKNDSKHSNESQKNECEKETQRRKAGKIEPERSRSGRMIKRKKYSSESESEKEGNKEKNNDDDAEVKKSPVRRLSDQKGYSTEEEPAKSDDKTNKGKMKEDCSVDRTAHQKMNEIKEESSDAENNDKRMQIDDQQLSDDHLDKKLEKEQEESSLEFKRKRREKEKKKRERIKSRLVESSKNEGKRTDSSEDEMKTTESRNISVDNKPIESILKTESFVRLLDIKETFKKPDSTKSSKKIQMPKSQDGRPSERKNSEDKCINKCDSSSQGKYAEKQVARVKDKCTDEHPTDENSAKQETKRVNDSTNKHSTETKDKNELRREKKLREKFTKKHPTEEKDNLRKNTENKVRDKLCTDTDSNGSLNQKVKDKSFSKQIKSEDRNSPERKERGKGKEDLEKFDDKSSSKDGYSLGKDNHLGKVQQKVAKKEEKEQIKREKLEKNKRERIEKQSKKYSLLESRLCELDEIIKNSLSFASMDIDRCMSALNELDNLPITQSVISREPDIIHTIRKCRKFKKSDVIKQKAEYLYHKFKNQLLVPEGENFGTVFDTENVRKCQETSEMEHQNKSDPTVTAQDGDKSQDDRNSARGAPLVPSSSVSDPQSMYRNVSEPSSSDSDPQSMYRNVSEPSNVTISEENQLLLEAQEVKQRTLGVTNY
- the LOC143254990 gene encoding uncharacterized protein LOC143254990 isoform X1, which codes for MREKAIFKPGDLVFAKVRGYPPWPARIEEKPPAGKKVPLNKYPVLFFGTYEIANLAPKDLFSYEDYKEKYGKPMKRKFFNDGLWELENNPTVVPPTQMNESPDDMEDDDAEKFSDDESNSVIAEDKPKEKLSSNRKRKIDQKVVKAKKARVGDNTVVQGELEKNTVHKNDSKHSNESQVRKNECEKETQRRKAGKIEPERSRSGRMIKRKKYSSESESEKEGNKEKNNDDDAEVKKSPVRRLSDQKGYSTEEEPAKSDDKTNKGKMKEDCSVDRTAHQKMNEIKEESSDAENNDKRMQIDDQQLSDDHLDKKLEKEQEESSLEFKRKRREKEKKKRERIKSRLVESSKNEGKRTDSSEDEMKTTESRNISVDNKPIESILKTESFVRLLDIKETFKKPDSTKSSKKIQMPKSQDGRPSERKNSEDKCINKCDSSSQGKYAEKQVARVKDKCTDEHPTDENSAKQETKRVNDSTNKHSTETKDKNELRREKKLREKFTKKHPTEEKDNLRKNTENKVRDKLCTDTDSNGSLNQKVKDKSFSKQIKSEDRNSPERKERGKGKEDLEKFDDKSSSKDGYSLGKDNHLGKVQQKVAKKEEKEQIKREKLEKNKRERIEKQSKKYSLLESRLCELDEIIKNSLSFASMDIDRCMSALNELDNLPITQSVISREPDIIHTIRKCRKFKKSDVIKQKAEYLYHKFKNQLLVPEGENFGTVFDTENVRKCQETSEMEHQNKSDPTVTAQDGDKSQDDRNSARGAPLVPSSSVSDPQSMYRNVSEPSSSDSDPQSMYRNVSEPSNVTISEENQLLLEAQEVKQRTLGVTNY